The following are encoded together in the Marmota flaviventris isolate mMarFla1 chromosome 18, mMarFla1.hap1, whole genome shotgun sequence genome:
- the Meak7 gene encoding MTOR-associated protein MEAK7 isoform X2 yields MGNSRSRAEQKCYSQFLPEEQAEVDALFDTLSLDKDSSEALPRSFSLQALKNRIGEALPPEMVTSLYDGMQRVHPTGRAQGPSKGVSQEQFTVSLSHLLKGSSEERSLMILKMISAKEGPVKARDLQKFTEDLVGSVEHVLAHRQELKGWTRKKAPGTPTRVQALAAHLLSEMKLPDGSRPLGPHWLDHACDRATVEDWVFRVPLVATFLRVVIHQGFPVLCSSLDLATLVPECQLHGQSFSQLCGHITHRGPCLILLEDQDGHVFGGFASCPWEVKPQFQGDERCFLFSVSPSMAVYRHTGYNDHFMYLNCGQQTIPNGLGLGGQHDYFGLWVDADFGKGHSKAKPTCTTYNSPQLSSKENFRFDKMEVWAVGDPPESQLVQGKKSILDVDPEARALLEITGQTRHSEGLREAPEDDA; encoded by the exons ATGGGGAACAGCAGGAGCCGCGCGGAGCAGAAGTGTTACTCCCAGTTCCTTCCCGAGGAGCAGGCGGAGGTCGATGCGCTGTTTGACACTCTGTCGTTGGACAAGGACAGCTCTGAGGCCTTGCCCAGGTCCTTCTCACTGCAGGCGCTGAAG AACCGCATTGGGGAGGCTCTTCCCCCAGAGATGGTCACCAGCCTGTATGACGGTATGCAGAGAGTCCACCCGACTGGGAGGGCTCAGGGGCCCAGCAAGGGCGTCTCTCAGGAGCAGTTCACGGTGTCGCTGTCCCACCTGCTGAAGGGCAGCTCTGAGGAGAGGAGTCTCATGATTCTGAAGATGATTTCTGCCAAGGAAGGTCCCGTGAAAGCCAGAGACCTCCAGAAG TTCACAGAGGATCTGGTTGGCTCTGTGGAGCATGTGCTGGCCCACAGGCAGGAGCTGAAGGGCTGGACCCGGAAGAAGGCCCCCGGAACCCCCACCAGGGTGCAGGCACTGGCTGCTCACCTGCTGTCTGAGATGAAGCTTCCAG ATGGCAGCAGGCCGCTGGGGCCTCACTGGCTGGACCATGCCTGTGACCGAGCCACGGTCGAGGACTGGGTGTTCAGGGTCCCCCTCGTCGCCACGTTCCTGAGAGTGGTCATCCACCAAGGCTTCCCGGTCCTGTGTTCGTCCCTCGATCTGGCCACGCTGGTGCCCGAGTGCCAG CTCCACGGGCAGAGCTTCTCGCAGCTGTGCGGGCACATCACGCACCGGGGGCCCTGCCTCATTCTCCTCGAGGACCAGGACGGACACGTGTTCGGTGGCTTTGCCTCCTGCCCCTGGGAGGTCAAGCCTCAGTTCCAAG GGGACGAGCGGTGCTTCCTGTTCTCCGTCTCCCCCAGCATGGCCGTGTACCGGCACACGGGCTACAACGACCACTTCATGTACCTGAACTGCGGGCAGCAGACCATCCCGAACGGACTG GGCCTGGGAGGACAGCACGATTACTTCGGGCTTTGGGTAGATGCTGACTTCGGCAAGGGACACAGCAAGGCCAAGCCCACGTGCACCACGTACAACAGCCCGCAGCTGTCCTCCAAGGAGAACTTCCGCTTTGACAAGATGGAGGTGTGGGCGGTGGGAGACCCCCCAGAGTCGCAGCTG GTCCAGGGCAAAAAGAGCATCCTCGACGTTGATCCTGAGGCCAGGGCCCTGCTGGAGATCACTGGGCAGACTCGCCACAGTGAAGGGCTCCGTGAGGCCCCTGAGGACGACGCCTAG
- the Meak7 gene encoding MTOR-associated protein MEAK7 isoform X1, whose amino-acid sequence MGNSRSRAEQKCYSQFLPEEQAEVDALFDTLSLDKDSSEALPRSFSLQALKNRIGEALPPEMVTSLYDGMQRVHPTGRAQGPSKGVSQEQFTVSLSHLLKGSSEERSLMILKMISAKEGPVKARDLQKFTEDLVGSVEHVLAHRQELKGWTRKKAPGTPTRVQALAAHLLSEMKLPDGSRPLGPHWLDHACDRATVEDWVFRVPLVATFLRVVIHQGFPVLCSSLDLATLVPECQVGPGREFDSVLDVLAVLYLNSHLAREQRHHWRLLFSSQLHGQSFSQLCGHITHRGPCLILLEDQDGHVFGGFASCPWEVKPQFQGDERCFLFSVSPSMAVYRHTGYNDHFMYLNCGQQTIPNGLGLGGQHDYFGLWVDADFGKGHSKAKPTCTTYNSPQLSSKENFRFDKMEVWAVGDPPESQLVQGKKSILDVDPEARALLEITGQTRHSEGLREAPEDDA is encoded by the exons ATGGGGAACAGCAGGAGCCGCGCGGAGCAGAAGTGTTACTCCCAGTTCCTTCCCGAGGAGCAGGCGGAGGTCGATGCGCTGTTTGACACTCTGTCGTTGGACAAGGACAGCTCTGAGGCCTTGCCCAGGTCCTTCTCACTGCAGGCGCTGAAG AACCGCATTGGGGAGGCTCTTCCCCCAGAGATGGTCACCAGCCTGTATGACGGTATGCAGAGAGTCCACCCGACTGGGAGGGCTCAGGGGCCCAGCAAGGGCGTCTCTCAGGAGCAGTTCACGGTGTCGCTGTCCCACCTGCTGAAGGGCAGCTCTGAGGAGAGGAGTCTCATGATTCTGAAGATGATTTCTGCCAAGGAAGGTCCCGTGAAAGCCAGAGACCTCCAGAAG TTCACAGAGGATCTGGTTGGCTCTGTGGAGCATGTGCTGGCCCACAGGCAGGAGCTGAAGGGCTGGACCCGGAAGAAGGCCCCCGGAACCCCCACCAGGGTGCAGGCACTGGCTGCTCACCTGCTGTCTGAGATGAAGCTTCCAG ATGGCAGCAGGCCGCTGGGGCCTCACTGGCTGGACCATGCCTGTGACCGAGCCACGGTCGAGGACTGGGTGTTCAGGGTCCCCCTCGTCGCCACGTTCCTGAGAGTGGTCATCCACCAAGGCTTCCCGGTCCTGTGTTCGTCCCTCGATCTGGCCACGCTGGTGCCCGAGTGCCAGGTGGGCCCCGGGCGGGAGTTTGACAGCGTCCTGGACGTCCTGGCGGTCCTCTACCTCAACTCCCACCTGGCGCGGGAGCAGCGGCACCACTGGCGCCTGCTCTTCTCCTCCCAGCTCCACGGGCAGAGCTTCTCGCAGCTGTGCGGGCACATCACGCACCGGGGGCCCTGCCTCATTCTCCTCGAGGACCAGGACGGACACGTGTTCGGTGGCTTTGCCTCCTGCCCCTGGGAGGTCAAGCCTCAGTTCCAAG GGGACGAGCGGTGCTTCCTGTTCTCCGTCTCCCCCAGCATGGCCGTGTACCGGCACACGGGCTACAACGACCACTTCATGTACCTGAACTGCGGGCAGCAGACCATCCCGAACGGACTG GGCCTGGGAGGACAGCACGATTACTTCGGGCTTTGGGTAGATGCTGACTTCGGCAAGGGACACAGCAAGGCCAAGCCCACGTGCACCACGTACAACAGCCCGCAGCTGTCCTCCAAGGAGAACTTCCGCTTTGACAAGATGGAGGTGTGGGCGGTGGGAGACCCCCCAGAGTCGCAGCTG GTCCAGGGCAAAAAGAGCATCCTCGACGTTGATCCTGAGGCCAGGGCCCTGCTGGAGATCACTGGGCAGACTCGCCACAGTGAAGGGCTCCGTGAGGCCCCTGAGGACGACGCCTAG